A part of Motacilla alba alba isolate MOTALB_02 unplaced genomic scaffold, Motacilla_alba_V1.0_pri HiC_scaffold_31, whole genome shotgun sequence genomic DNA contains:
- the LOC119696504 gene encoding uncharacterized protein LOC119696504: MARTQEQDPARGLFRRTAQLVCKLIKRIREEETSTMGTGLRAYSHIFKTKTSAALLDMLVEEGFSNPKQVSSLWPGFHPPSNCLASQATPAGPCEPLRPWQRGGKGSTSLGKLGTFLPLAAFQISPCLLQVPAMVRYIHQWLMANQFAEHRLNRTLLDLTEAQPADVLMTLLRVAPSCDRYGAQLPRGLRAPQPISLCSLCQVSEQQRVPGPSGCSLCQPWHGSPQACCHAASLPLRGLSPQGWAAGCCWPVAVGRGRAGSQLRSPLLPRPQCCVPDPPETEL; this comes from the exons ATGGCGCGGACACAAGAGCAGGACCCCGCCCGTGGCCTCTTCCGCAGAACAGCGCAG CTGGTCTGCAAATTGATCAAGAGAATTCGGGAGGAAGAGACCAGCACCATGGGCACTGGGCTCAGAGCATACTCGCACATCTTCAAAACCAAGaccagtgctgccctgctggataTGCTCGTAgaggagggcttttccaacccaaagcaaGTAAGCAGCCTCTGGCCAGGGTTTCATCCTCCCAGCAATTGCTTGGCCTCCCAAGCCACGCCCGCTGGTCCCTGTGAGCCTTTGAGGCCATGGCAGCgtggtgggaagggaagcactTCTCTGGGGAAGCTGGGGACATTCCTCCCTCTGGCAGCTTTCCAAATCTCCCCGTGCCTTCTCCAGGTGCCCGCCATGGTCAGGTACATCCACCAGTGGCTCATGGCCAATCAGtttgctgagcacaggctgaaCAGGACCCTGCTGGATCTCACCGAAGCCCAGCCCGCTGACGTACTAATGACGCTGCTGCGTGTGGCCCCATCCTGTGACAGGTATGGggcccagctgcccagagggctcagggctccccagcccatcagcctgtgcagcctgtgccaggtgtcTGAGCAACAGAGAGTTCCAGggccctctggctgctccctttgccagccctggcacggcAGTCCCCAAGCCTGCTGCCATGCTGCCTCGCTGCCCCTCAGGggcctgtccccacagggctgggctgctggctgctgctggccagtggcagtgggcagaggcagagctggcagccagctcaGGTCCCCGCTGCTGCCCAGGCCACAGTGCTGTGTCCCAGACCCCCCTGAGACAGAGCTTtaa